The genome window CGATCTGAAGCCGATTGCCCTTGTTTTCGCCCTTCAAGCGAAATTGATCCGCAATTTTTGGGCTTGCTTCACCGTGGAGCCTCACTTGGACTTTATCCGAGCTTCCACGCACCACATGAACATCCGTGCTCGAAACGTCTACCACGATCTCCTTTATGCTGCTTGCATCAAAGGATTGTTCGAGGTTGACCTCCTTCGTCTCGGTAAAAGGCAGGCTCCACGCGAATCCTTTGCCAGAGTCGAATGCCGATACTCCCCACCAAATTCCCAAGGCAATCAACACGACGCCGATAAGTCCATTCTTATTCATGTCTTCATTACTCCTTATAGATATAGGTACTTTGTTCCCTTTCCACAATGAACATTTCTGAAAAAAGTGTAACACTGAGAAGAAATGGATATCAAAGGGCCGCCGGCTGATCGTATGTAAGCCCTAAGGTCAATTGACAAGGAAGTTGGAATATGATCTTTTCGGCGATCAAGAAGCTGGAAAGTTGCATGCATTCAAACTTCGATAAAAAAGCCACCCTTTTCAGGTGGCTTGTGTTTTATGTATGGGGAAGGCGGTCCTACTCTAACGTAGGAGTGTGGTCAATCCAGTTCATAAATTGCTGCAAATAACGCTGAAGATACCTTTTTGTTTTTTCATCCGTAAGCTCCTGCTGTTCGGAATCAATCTTTTCATGTACTTGTGAAATGAGTACTTTTTGAAACGGAAGCACATGAGCTTGCATGGCTTCGAGTATTTGCCTGGTTTGCATTTGAGCAAAGGCGGTGCCCATTCCCCCCGGGGTTGCTCCGATTATGCCAACTGGCTTTTTGCTGAGAACCGAAGATTTCGCTGGTCTTGAAGCCCAATCCAATGCGTTCTTTAAAACCCCCGGAATTCCGGAATTGTACTCGGGGCTTACGATCATAATACCATCGACATCTCGAATCGCCGATTTAAACGAGGTTACCGATTCTGGGTCACCGCCCATTTCGAGGTCTTCGTTAAATAAAGGAAGGCCGTTAATCTCGATCCAGCGAAACTCAACCGAATTATCCATCTCAGTCAATGCTTGTGCAATGATGCGATTATAAGAATTCTTTCGTAAACTGCCACAAATGATGCCAATGGTTTTGGTCATGCATACGCCTCCTTGTTCCCTAAGTTTTTCCATCATAACATCCCCTCCCAAGTAGAAGGGAAAGTATTTTTTCGCTATTTGCATCAGGTCTATCACGAAAAGGA of Brevibacillus choshinensis contains these proteins:
- a CDS encoding NADPH-dependent FMN reductase — translated: MTKTIGIICGSLRKNSYNRIIAQALTEMDNSVEFRWIEINGLPLFNEDLEMGGDPESVTSFKSAIRDVDGIMIVSPEYNSGIPGVLKNALDWASRPAKSSVLSKKPVGIIGATPGGMGTAFAQMQTRQILEAMQAHVLPFQKVLISQVHEKIDSEQQELTDEKTKRYLQRYLQQFMNWIDHTPTLE